A portion of the Eubacterium maltosivorans genome contains these proteins:
- a CDS encoding trimethylamine methyltransferase family protein: MKPYEKFISREDVLQIHEATLRIFKESGIAFENDKIIEICKKNGLKTEGYKVFFDEETVEKARQTFPKKFELRLTADENVILGEHAMLRLPIGHPAFYCDENGVIKKMNSDLAIRQFKMNEACNATNSSLVNQAIMFDTNPTEEQMIFGAAAFRYKYSNKYHISAGEYCSGLQPEEAYHRSLQGLELLKRFKGIESGIYAQSGINSLSPLTFDEMPLYRLLAAVENGIPMAVIPCAMPLLTAPASLAGLLAQTNAETLAGMILTQLINPGNPVIYCNVSGGTDMRTLQLCIGSPETALIGYATAAMADFYDVPFRMGGVMGDAKQVDAQAGAESFMMLYATYDCKPDIALHHVGCMGAMNVYSCEKFILDEEVANYVERMLRGIDINEKKLAVEEIVKAGPRGSHIKGRTPKDYREDFYLAQLFNKDDPNNWQNSGGKTIVEVAHEEVERRLKAYTPPVLSKEQEEIIMSYLPEKLKYGI; the protein is encoded by the coding sequence ATGAAACCTTACGAGAAGTTTATTAGTCGGGAAGATGTTTTGCAAATTCATGAAGCAACGCTTAGAATTTTTAAAGAGTCAGGTATTGCATTTGAAAACGATAAAATCATTGAAATTTGCAAAAAAAATGGTCTTAAAACAGAAGGATATAAAGTTTTTTTTGATGAAGAAACTGTCGAAAAAGCGCGACAAACTTTTCCGAAAAAGTTTGAACTTCGTTTGACAGCTGATGAAAATGTTATTCTAGGAGAACACGCAATGCTGCGGTTACCTATTGGACATCCTGCTTTCTATTGTGACGAAAATGGCGTAATAAAGAAAATGAATTCAGATCTGGCGATACGACAGTTTAAAATGAACGAAGCTTGTAATGCGACTAATTCTTCATTGGTTAACCAAGCAATTATGTTTGACACTAATCCAACTGAAGAACAGATGATTTTTGGAGCAGCAGCATTTAGATATAAATATTCTAATAAATATCATATTAGTGCCGGAGAATACTGTAGTGGCTTACAACCGGAAGAAGCATATCATAGATCATTACAGGGATTGGAGCTACTTAAGCGTTTTAAGGGCATTGAATCGGGAATTTATGCACAGAGCGGAATTAATTCGCTTTCTCCACTTACATTTGATGAGATGCCATTGTATAGATTATTGGCAGCTGTAGAAAATGGAATTCCAATGGCTGTTATTCCTTGTGCGATGCCTTTGTTGACAGCGCCTGCATCGTTAGCGGGATTATTAGCACAAACAAATGCCGAGACATTGGCTGGGATGATATTGACACAGTTGATTAATCCAGGAAATCCTGTAATTTATTGCAATGTGTCAGGTGGAACAGATATGCGTACTTTGCAGCTTTGTATTGGATCGCCAGAAACTGCTCTGATTGGTTATGCTACAGCAGCGATGGCAGATTTTTATGATGTTCCGTTCCGTATGGGAGGCGTTATGGGAGATGCAAAACAGGTCGACGCACAAGCCGGAGCAGAAAGTTTTATGATGTTGTACGCAACCTATGATTGTAAACCCGATATTGCGCTTCATCATGTCGGTTGTATGGGAGCAATGAATGTTTATAGCTGTGAAAAATTTATTTTGGATGAAGAAGTAGCTAATTACGTTGAAAGGATGCTAAGAGGCATTGATATTAACGAGAAAAAGCTAGCGGTCGAAGAAATTGTAAAAGCTGGTCCTAGGGGAAGTCACATAAAAGGAAGAACGCCAAAAGATTATAGGGAAGATTTTTATTTAGCTCAGCTTTTCAATAAAGATGATCCTAATAATTGGCAGAATAGTGGTGGAAAAACAATTGTAGAGGTCGCACACGAAGAGGTTGAAAGAAGATTGAAGGCTTATACGCCGCCTGTTCTTAGTAAAGAGCAAGAAGAAATCATTATGTCATACCTTCCAGAGAAATTGAAATATGGAATTTGA
- a CDS encoding trimethylamine methyltransferase family protein, with product MKSYEKFIKKEDILKIHQNTVQILEKVGVIFENEKAHEVFKKHGARVDGNKVFISEDLLNKALDTVPTQFTLHANTTPNVTIGGENGDRIILPNVSNIYIEDNGKIRKTTNADNINQFKMAAMSPVINSISLNQFPDCSRFTKKEKIWGTLAMNLKYSPKYHFSPSINPREVSKDEVFDLTRNSIQFLRDFEGIQDKEKVMSISGINALSPLAYDHDPIERLFASCIENQPVSVTPCAMPLLTAPASLAGLMSTTNAEILSGMVLSQLIKPGIPFLYGNVSGATDMRTIQLSIGSSEAALICYITAGLADLYKLPFRAGGSLSDAKDMDSQAGAEAMMMIYATLDCGADYIMHMAGTMGTFNVVSFEKYILDEEIITMVNRQLKGVECTEEKLCFDSIVKVGPRGTFLRGRTPQIYKDEFVMGKLFNKDDPNNWQSHGAMSVKEKAAIEVKKRIENYEAPERTKEQLDLLEPLIPAVYRQAI from the coding sequence ATGAAAAGTTATGAAAAATTTATCAAAAAAGAAGATATATTAAAGATACATCAGAATACAGTTCAAATTCTTGAAAAAGTTGGTGTGATTTTTGAAAATGAAAAAGCTCATGAAGTGTTCAAAAAACATGGAGCAAGAGTTGACGGAAATAAAGTTTTTATTTCAGAAGATTTACTGAATAAAGCATTAGACACTGTGCCGACTCAATTTACATTGCATGCAAATACAACTCCTAATGTTACAATTGGTGGAGAAAATGGAGATAGGATAATCCTTCCTAATGTATCAAATATTTATATAGAGGATAATGGAAAAATTCGAAAAACAACAAATGCTGATAATATTAACCAATTTAAAATGGCTGCGATGAGTCCGGTAATTAATTCTATATCATTAAATCAATTTCCGGATTGCAGTCGATTTACGAAAAAAGAAAAAATTTGGGGAACGCTTGCGATGAATTTAAAATATTCACCTAAATATCACTTTTCGCCAAGCATTAACCCAAGAGAGGTATCAAAAGACGAAGTTTTCGATTTAACCAGAAATTCGATTCAGTTCTTACGTGATTTTGAGGGAATACAAGATAAAGAAAAAGTTATGTCTATATCTGGAATAAATGCACTGTCGCCATTGGCATATGACCATGATCCAATTGAAAGATTATTTGCCTCTTGTATAGAAAATCAGCCCGTTTCAGTAACTCCCTGTGCCATGCCTTTACTCACTGCACCAGCTTCATTAGCAGGGCTTATGTCCACAACGAATGCTGAGATACTGTCTGGAATGGTTTTATCACAGTTAATTAAACCTGGAATTCCATTTTTATATGGAAATGTGTCCGGTGCAACGGATATGAGAACGATACAATTAAGTATTGGGTCATCTGAAGCGGCGTTAATATGTTACATTACAGCAGGTCTTGCTGATCTTTATAAATTACCATTTAGAGCAGGTGGTTCTTTGTCTGATGCTAAAGATATGGATTCTCAAGCAGGTGCGGAAGCTATGATGATGATTTATGCAACACTTGATTGTGGAGCAGACTATATAATGCATATGGCGGGAACAATGGGTACGTTTAATGTAGTTAGTTTTGAAAAGTATATTTTAGATGAAGAAATCATAACAATGGTAAACAGACAATTAAAAGGTGTTGAATGCACAGAGGAAAAGCTTTGCTTTGATAGTATTGTTAAAGTGGGACCAAGAGGAACATTTTTACGAGGAAGAACCCCTCAAATATATAAAGATGAATTTGTAATGGGGAAATTGTTTAATAAAGATGACCCTAATAATTGGCAGAGTCATGGCGCCATGTCAGTCAAAGAAAAAGCTGCAATAGAAGTCAAAAAACGCATTGAAAATTATGAGGCACCAGAGAGAACCAAAGAGCAGCTAGACTTACTTGAACCTTTGATTCCTGCGGTTTATAGACAGGCTATCTGA
- a CDS encoding GntR family transcriptional regulator produces the protein MNDYAKYINIANQIKQKIISNFYINGQLPSEKQLCIEYDVSRRTVQRSIKKLADDGFVHTVAGKGTFVHLRSTNKYEISLNINDILINGYDIAKIYSTKIQKPNINQVYNLQVAPNERVFCNQWIIMRDERIVAYDVKTLPYFQGIPIDESDLSYKTLREMLGSKFSQFELKEEVSVTCIIANEELRCLMEIEENDQPFLVCIDVKIYDSDMMPLAWNELYIKAEECEFNGELINYDE, from the coding sequence ATGAATGATTATGCGAAATATATTAATATTGCAAATCAAATTAAGCAGAAAATTATTAGTAATTTTTATATAAACGGTCAATTACCATCAGAAAAGCAATTATGTATAGAATATGATGTGAGTCGAAGGACAGTTCAACGTTCAATTAAAAAACTTGCTGATGATGGTTTTGTACATACCGTTGCTGGAAAAGGAACGTTTGTGCATTTAAGATCGACTAATAAATATGAAATAAGTTTGAATATTAATGATATTCTTATAAATGGTTACGATATAGCAAAAATATATTCGACCAAAATTCAAAAGCCCAATATTAATCAAGTGTATAATCTCCAAGTAGCCCCGAATGAAAGAGTTTTTTGTAATCAATGGATTATTATGCGGGATGAAAGAATAGTCGCTTATGATGTCAAAACTTTGCCGTATTTCCAAGGGATTCCAATTGATGAATCAGATTTAAGTTATAAAACTTTGCGTGAAATGTTGGGTTCTAAATTTTCTCAATTTGAACTTAAAGAAGAAGTAAGCGTAACGTGTATAATAGCCAACGAAGAATTACGTTGCCTAATGGAGATTGAGGAAAATGATCAGCCATTTTTGGTATGTATTGATGTAAAAATATATGATAGTGATATGATGCCTTTAGCATGGAATGAGTTGTATATCAAGGCGGAAGAATGTGAATTTAATGGTGAGTTGATAAATTATGACGAGTGA
- a CDS encoding MFS transporter has product MKKDKSKLSGKALLQFLVLSLGATTIYMPVLSKNLFYDAFLEAFAISNVQLGTLFSVYTLMTLLTYFLGGIVADKYSPRKLLTFSFLSTALLTVFESMFPSYNLLIFIFGGIGVTNTLTFWAALIKATRQFGQSVGGESKALGSLEGARGIAAMIINTTCVILFGKFVEMAFGLKVIFWIYAVLLFIIGIVGWFVFKDLGNEEESVSKENTGKLIIECLKNPMIWIVSLMVMGAYALTSTMAGYVAKIGTVGFAMSVQLAASITVISNYVKPIGSFSGGWLGDRLGATKTLVIGTIGMMLTAIVVIMLPSTAAMAIPFIIVYTIMAVFMGITRGQFYAPLREANVPMYLSGTATGLIATIGYSSDLFLPIISGKLLDSGDPVMAIKYIIMILIGFGIFAIIMASIMLKLMKKNKEKDGSDSVAVHVASEE; this is encoded by the coding sequence ATGAAAAAAGATAAATCAAAATTAAGTGGAAAAGCATTGTTGCAGTTTCTTGTGCTTAGTTTGGGTGCAACAACAATATATATGCCTGTTCTTTCAAAAAATTTGTTTTATGATGCATTTTTAGAAGCATTTGCGATAAGTAATGTCCAATTAGGAACTTTATTTAGTGTGTATACGCTAATGACTTTATTAACTTATTTTTTAGGTGGGATTGTGGCTGACAAATACTCACCTAGAAAGCTTTTGACATTTTCTTTTTTATCAACAGCATTGCTAACGGTTTTTGAAAGTATGTTTCCAAGCTATAACCTATTAATCTTTATTTTTGGAGGAATTGGAGTAACGAATACGCTTACTTTCTGGGCCGCGTTGATTAAGGCTACACGTCAATTTGGTCAATCCGTCGGAGGAGAAAGTAAGGCGTTAGGAAGCCTTGAAGGTGCACGTGGTATAGCTGCAATGATTATTAATACGACTTGCGTCATTCTTTTTGGAAAATTTGTTGAGATGGCATTTGGGTTAAAAGTGATTTTCTGGATTTATGCAGTACTGCTCTTTATAATCGGTATTGTTGGATGGTTTGTATTTAAAGATTTAGGAAATGAAGAAGAAAGTGTATCTAAAGAAAATACTGGAAAATTGATTATTGAATGTTTGAAAAATCCGATGATTTGGATTGTTTCTTTAATGGTAATGGGAGCCTATGCGTTAACGAGTACGATGGCTGGATATGTTGCGAAGATAGGAACCGTTGGTTTTGCAATGTCCGTGCAATTGGCAGCTTCTATTACAGTAATCAGTAATTATGTAAAACCGATTGGATCGTTTAGCGGTGGTTGGTTAGGAGATCGATTAGGTGCTACCAAAACACTGGTTATTGGTACAATTGGCATGATGCTTACGGCAATTGTTGTTATTATGTTACCTTCTACAGCAGCAATGGCAATACCGTTTATAATAGTTTATACTATTATGGCAGTTTTTATGGGAATTACTCGGGGGCAGTTTTATGCACCGTTGAGGGAAGCAAATGTTCCTATGTATCTTTCAGGAACGGCTACAGGATTAATTGCAACAATAGGATATTCTTCGGATTTATTTTTACCAATTATTTCTGGAAAGTTGCTTGATAGCGGAGACCCAGTTATGGCGATCAAATATATTATAATGATTTTAATTGGATTTGGCATTTTTGCAATAATAATGGCTTCGATAATGTTGAAACTTATGAAAAAAAATAAAGAAAAAGATGGTTCTGATAGTGTAGCAGTTCATGTAGCTTCAGAAGAATAA
- a CDS encoding GntR family transcriptional regulator: protein MTSEKKFTVYEMIGQDIKQKILSGEYKPNEKLPSVLELCKIYKTSDATVRKSFEILKKEGYVYSQKRIGIFVADYKLQRYVYCFHELENLKNHIDNYKCLSLAEKKVESLDLRIWEKMGACPLKKCLRIERMYYADILPIVYRIDYIGYHANLNFIKSNADKWIKEMDSILDSYDIRKAIRIKIDSQDEEIRNKMIIPDDVGIFHIEKTHKTHSKKFVAFSDIFVAATDFIFKVDIE, encoded by the coding sequence ATGACGAGTGAAAAAAAATTTACTGTTTATGAAATGATCGGACAAGATATCAAGCAAAAGATATTAAGCGGTGAATATAAACCGAATGAAAAACTTCCATCTGTATTAGAGTTGTGTAAAATATATAAAACAAGTGATGCAACAGTCAGAAAAAGTTTTGAAATTTTAAAAAAAGAGGGATATGTTTATTCACAAAAAAGGATAGGGATATTCGTTGCGGATTATAAACTTCAAAGGTATGTTTATTGCTTCCATGAATTAGAAAATTTAAAAAATCACATAGATAATTATAAATGTTTATCATTAGCAGAAAAAAAAGTTGAGTCATTGGATTTACGAATATGGGAAAAAATGGGGGCGTGTCCACTAAAGAAATGTCTGAGAATTGAAAGGATGTATTACGCCGATATTTTGCCAATAGTTTATAGAATTGATTATATTGGATACCATGCAAATTTAAATTTTATTAAAAGTAATGCAGATAAATGGATTAAGGAAATGGATTCAATCTTGGATAGTTATGATATCAGAAAAGCTATTCGGATAAAAATTGACTCACAAGACGAAGAAATTAGAAATAAAATGATTATTCCAGATGATGTAGGAATTTTTCATATTGAAAAAACACATAAAACGCATTCGAAAAAATTTGTAGCATTTTCAGATATTTTTGTAGCAGCAACAGATTTTATATTTAAAGTTGATATAGAATAA